ATAATAGAGAATATGGCAGCACAAAATTGGCTTCGGCTCGTCCAAATTCTCCCTTTCGTCACCAGGAAAATTGAGCGTAAGTGGTCTTGGGAAGGGCAGCATCATCCATAACTCTTAACCGATCAGGAAAGTAAAACAGAAATATTTTGCAATTTTCAGAACAATTCAGCAATTGCTCCGTTGTGTAAAGAAATGTAATGTTTTAAATGGGTGCCGAATTCTTCAACGACTATGTAAAAGTACTTCGCGATAATCTTCACAACCCGTTACCGGGTGAGGATTCTCAACGAAGAATGGCTCCTGCAGTAAGGGCAAGGCTAATAGGCCACACCAAGCCCGATGAAAAAACAAAGATAAGCGCGGTGCTGCTGCCCATTTTTCCCAATAAAGGGGAGCCCACGCTAGTATTTATTAAGCGCCAAACCTACAATGGTTATCATAGCGGGCAGGTAGCCTTCCCCGGTGGAAAAAAGGAGAAAACGGATAGCAACTTGCTGGAAACGGCTCTTCGAGAAACGTGGGAGGAGGTTGGCATTGTGCAGGAGAGCGTAACCATTCTTGGAACGTTAACACCACTGTTTATACCGGTAAGCAATCACCTAGTGCTGCCGGTGGTTGGTGTTGTGTGGTCCAAACCCAAATTCTTTCCAAATTTGCAGGAGGTGGAATACATTATTGAGGTTCCAATATGCGCACTAGTGCAGCCAAATGCCCGAACGGTAAAA
Above is a genomic segment from Williamwhitmania sp. containing:
- a CDS encoding CoA pyrophosphatase, which codes for MGAEFFNDYVKVLRDNLHNPLPGEDSQRRMAPAVRARLIGHTKPDEKTKISAVLLPIFPNKGEPTLVFIKRQTYNGYHSGQVAFPGGKKEKTDSNLLETALRETWEEVGIVQESVTILGTLTPLFIPVSNHLVLPVVGVVWSKPKFFPNLQEVEYIIEVPICALVQPNARTVKTLVIDNEPMSTPYFKAGEEMIWGATAMILAEFTDISPIIPCQS